The nucleotide window TCGGCCTCCGTACGCCCCGACGGGCAGGCCGCCGCCGATGATCTTGCCCAGGCACGTGAGGTCGGGGCGAACCCCGTAGAGCGCCTGAGCGCCTCCGTACGCCGCGCGGAAGCCCGTGATCACCTCGTCGAAGATCAGGAGCGCGCCGTGCCGTGTGCACACCTCGCGCAGGCCGGTCAGGAAGCCGGACGCCGGCGGGACGACACCCATGTTGCCGGCGATCGGCTCCACGATGACGGCGGCGATGTCGCTTCCACGCGCGCCGAAGAGCCGCCGCACGGCCTCGAGGTCGTTGAAGCCGACCGTGAGGGTGAGGCCGGCCACCGGCTCGGGCACGCCCCGGCTGTCCGGGATGGAGAAGGTGGCCCCGCCCGATCCCGCCTTGACCAGGAGGCTGTCGGCGTGGCCGTGGTAGCAGCCTTCGAACTTCACGATGAGATCCCGACCGGTGGCGCCACGGGCCACGCGGATGGCGCTCATGGCCGCCTCGGTGCCGGAGCTCACCAACCGCACCAGCTCCATCGAGGGAATGGCGGCCGTGATGGCCTCGGCGATCTCCACCTCCTGTGCCGTCGGTGCGCCATAGCTGGTGCCTCGCCCGGCCGCCTCGCTCACCGCCTGGACGACCGCGGCCGGGGCGTGTCCGAGGACGAGCGGGCCCCACGAGCCCACGAAGTCGATGTACGAGCGGCCGTCGACGTCCCAGAGCCGGGCGCCCGCGGCCCGCGCCACGAAGAACGGCTGCCCCCCGACCGCACGGAAGGCACGCACGGGGCTGTTCACCCCGCCCGGGATGACGCCCTCCGCCGCCGCCATCAGTCCGGACGATTCGGGACCCCCGCCTCGATCCTGGGCGAGCAGCTGGCCATCATCGACGCGCTGAAACGTTCGGCCCGTCGGGCTCCAGCGATACGCCGCCGCGGCGGGGACCTCGTCGCCGACGACCGACACGACGACGTAC belongs to Candidatus Methylomirabilota bacterium and includes:
- the hemL gene encoding glutamate-1-semialdehyde 2,1-aminomutase — translated: MAAAEGVIPGGVNSPVRAFRAVGGQPFFVARAAGARLWDVDGRSYIDFVGSWGPLVLGHAPAAVVQAVSEAAGRGTSYGAPTAQEVEIAEAITAAIPSMELVRLVSSGTEAAMSAIRVARGATGRDLIVKFEGCYHGHADSLLVKAGSGGATFSIPDSRGVPEPVAGLTLTVGFNDLEAVRRLFGARGSDIAAVIVEPIAGNMGVVPPASGFLTGLREVCTRHGALLIFDEVITGFRAAYGGAQALYGVRPDLTCLGKIIGGGLPVGAYGGRRDVMAHVAPLGGVYQAGTLSGNPLAVAAGLATLRILQQGNAYERLERSGARLERGLRAAAEKVGIPLVVNRVGSMLTAFFTDAPVVDYASAKRSDTARYARYFHAMLARGVFLAPSQFEAAFVSLAHSDADLATAEAAAAEAFATLA